The following is a genomic window from Parabacteroides johnsonii DSM 18315.
ATAAAGGAGTGCGAATTCGGTAACCCCCATAGCCCCTTTTGCCGATATAAGCTCTATTTTTTTATCTTCCATAATAATTTTGATTTAACCATTCTAATACATTATAAATGTACGACATTTTTTGGTACTACACAAAGAATCCGACAATTATTTTACAAAAAAACAAGAAATACTGCCGAAACCTCAGCTAACCGTATATACCTTTCCCGCCAGGCCACCGGACGTCGTATCTTTGTTATATAATAATTCACTAACCCTTAATCTATTAATCGTATGTCAGTAAAGTACAAACTTGTTTTAAAGAAAGACTTGACCAAAGGTGCGGCAACCGACGCCAAGCGGTATTATGCCTCGGCCAATGTCACAGGTATGATGGATTTCGACACGATCTGCGATGTGGTGGCAGACCGTTCGACGGCCAGTGACGGTGATGTAGCGCTCGTCTTGTTGGGATTGATCCGTTGTATGCAGGAAGCGTTGTTGCGTGGCGAAGTGGTCCAGTTGGGTGCATTGGGCAACTTCCGGCTCTCGCTCGGAAGCTCCGGAGTGGTAA
Proteins encoded in this region:
- a CDS encoding HU family DNA-binding protein, with the translated sequence MSVKYKLVLKKDLTKGAATDAKRYYASANVTGMMDFDTICDVVADRSTASDGDVALVLLGLIRCMQEALLRGEVVQLGALGNFRLSLGSSGVVNADDFHASLIRKPRIIYSPGVKLREMIAKVSIERIGQETDKSDAGGEDDRPGEL